The region CGGCACATATCGGGGCCGCTTTCATCGGCGGCTACTCCATCGACGGCCCTACCCTCGAAGCAAGCCGGCAGATGGCGGAGGGGGGCCGGAAAGAGTTCTTGTACGACGATCCTCTGGAGGCGCTGGGAAGAGAGATCGACGCCCTGAAGCAGAGCGACGTCGTCGCGGGCGTCAACCTCCGCGGGAGCGCTCCAGCCGCCTACGCAACGGTTGCCGAGGCGTTTGAGGACCGCGTGGTCTATGAGATCGATGCCCACTGCCGGCAGCCGGCGATGCTTGCGGCCGGATGCGGCGAGTTCCTCCTTGAGCACCCGGCAAGGCTCGTGGAGATCATCCGCGCGCTAAAGTCTGAAGACGTGACCGTCTCGGTGAAGGTCCGGGCGGGCGTCGCCGCCGACGATGCCGATCTCGCCCGCACCGTCTGGAAGGCGGGAGCAGACATCCTCCATGTGGACCTGATGGATTTCGGGCATAACAAGCTCCGCCAGATCCGCAACGCCTCGCCCCTGACGCTGATCGCAAACAACTCCATCAACACCTTCGACCGGGCGATGGACGCCTTCTCCCACGGCGCCGATCTCGTCTCGCTTGCCCGGAACTCCGATCCCTGGACGCTTGCGGGCTTGGACGCGGCAATCACCCGCTACGCCGATGAGGGCGGATGGTATAACGCCCCGAAACAGCTCTGCCGCGGCGGCGATATCAGGGCGCTCGCCTTCTGCTGCATGCCGGTGAAGCCCTGCCCGCTCCTCCCGGCCCTCGAGAGGCTTGGTCTTTCCAAGAACGAATATCTGAGAGTCAAACAGGAAGCGGTGAAGGGGACTCCTCTGGAGAACGGGAAGAGCACCTGTTTCGGGAGCCTTGCGTGGTGCTGCAAGATCAGTTCTCCCTGCATGTTCCGGAACATGACGCTTGAGCAGAGAGGCCTCTCTGCGCGGGAGTA is a window of Methanoculleus sp. 7T DNA encoding:
- a CDS encoding methanogenesis marker 9 domain-containing protein, with the translated sequence MMDAYDRFELLINDRVVKTPVAIASMAGVVDAAYVLERAAHIGAAFIGGYSIDGPTLEASRQMAEGGRKEFLYDDPLEALGREIDALKQSDVVAGVNLRGSAPAAYATVAEAFEDRVVYEIDAHCRQPAMLAAGCGEFLLEHPARLVEIIRALKSEDVTVSVKVRAGVAADDADLARTVWKAGADILHVDLMDFGHNKLRQIRNASPLTLIANNSINTFDRAMDAFSHGADLVSLARNSDPWTLAGLDAAITRYADEGGWYNAPKQLCRGGDIRALAFCCMPVKPCPLLPALERLGLSKNEYLRVKQEAVKGTPLENGKSTCFGSLAWCCKISSPCMFRNMTLEQRGLSAREYMRCKHRLAEKILHRLFDEETADESS